The following proteins are encoded in a genomic region of Aquella oligotrophica:
- the murI gene encoding glutamate racemase: MSNKNSPIGVFDSGIGGLTVVKSLMHNLPQENVVYFGDIARIPYGTKSVSTIKKFTEQTVRFLLNQDVKAIIIACNTISAVARDTVLQLAGNIPVIDVISAGAKAATASASKIGVIATPATINSNAYPRAIQQLNPQAEVHSQACALFVNMIEEGFIKHPALDLIAAEYLTPLLKQKLEALILGCTHYPLITETIAKIVGNNIQIIDPAITAVSLLQAILNKTGQLNQNLTTNGNYRFYVTDVPIKFQSIGEMFLGHPMQHLEVVSVE; encoded by the coding sequence ATGAGTAATAAAAATTCTCCAATTGGGGTATTTGATTCGGGAATTGGCGGACTAACCGTAGTAAAAAGTCTAATGCATAATTTGCCACAAGAGAACGTGGTCTATTTTGGTGACATTGCGCGGATTCCCTATGGTACCAAATCAGTTTCGACAATTAAAAAATTCACTGAACAAACGGTACGGTTTTTACTAAATCAGGATGTCAAAGCAATCATTATTGCCTGTAATACCATCTCGGCAGTAGCTAGAGATACTGTTCTCCAGCTAGCGGGAAACATTCCGGTAATTGATGTAATTTCTGCTGGTGCAAAGGCTGCAACCGCTAGTGCCAGTAAAATTGGCGTAATTGCAACCCCAGCAACGATTAATAGTAATGCCTACCCACGTGCAATCCAGCAACTTAACCCACAGGCAGAAGTGCACTCACAAGCTTGCGCCCTTTTCGTTAATATGATAGAAGAGGGGTTTATCAAGCACCCTGCCCTTGATCTGATAGCGGCTGAATACCTAACCCCATTACTCAAGCAAAAACTTGAAGCATTAATCCTTGGCTGTACTCATTACCCGCTAATTACAGAGACGATAGCTAAAATTGTTGGCAACAATATACAAATAATTGATCCGGCAATTACTGCAGTTAGCCTACTACAAGCAATTTTAAATAAAACCGGGCAGCTAAATCAGAATTTAACAACGAATGGGAACTATCGCTTTTACGTAACTGATGTACCTATCAAATTCCAATCGATTGGCGAAATGTTTCTAGGACATCCGATGCAACATTTGGAAGTAGTTAGCGTTGAATAA
- a CDS encoding TatD family hydrolase yields the protein MLIYDSHCHLEAIKNDPRQTKIAIPAILPEDIEALFKYRKRNPYAKIGLGLHPWYANKFINYSNENFNNYLEQLIVEYQPDFIGECGLDKNKPEFELQQKLLHIHLELAKKHQKPVVLHSVRATNELLSILKQYKNLRGIVHAFNGNSETAKQLLRFGFYLGIGSLILNPESQLSKSIEKIPLSQIILETDAPYMPPYEVQYSHPYHSLIYAERITQLKKIALREVISSSNTNWNNLFIRNISVNS from the coding sequence ATGCTTATTTATGATTCACATTGCCACCTAGAGGCGATCAAAAATGACCCGCGCCAAACAAAAATAGCTATTCCGGCTATTTTACCTGAAGATATAGAAGCGTTATTTAAATATCGTAAGCGTAATCCATATGCAAAAATAGGATTAGGCTTGCACCCTTGGTATGCTAATAAATTCATAAATTATTCTAATGAGAACTTTAATAACTATCTGGAACAATTAATAGTAGAATACCAACCAGACTTCATTGGTGAATGTGGTCTTGATAAAAACAAACCTGAATTTGAACTCCAGCAAAAATTACTTCATATCCATTTAGAGCTCGCTAAAAAGCATCAAAAGCCAGTTGTTTTACACTCCGTACGTGCAACTAATGAATTATTATCAATCCTGAAGCAATATAAAAATCTACGTGGAATAGTACATGCCTTTAATGGCAATAGTGAAACCGCCAAGCAACTCCTACGCTTTGGCTTTTATCTTGGAATTGGTAGCCTGATTCTCAACCCAGAAAGCCAGTTAAGTAAGTCAATTGAGAAAATCCCGCTTAGCCAAATCATTCTTGAAACCGATGCACCATATATGCCACCATATGAGGTGCAATACTCCCATCCTTACCATAGCCTTATTTATGCTGAACGTATTACTCAACTTAAAAAGATAGCATTAAGGGAAGTTATCAGTAGTTCAAATACGAATTGGAATAATCTATTCATTAGAAATATTTCTGTTAATAGTTAA
- a CDS encoding tetratricopeptide repeat protein — MDLLIIWLIITPLFFAFGWIAGRIDMKVVLKQAKQLPQRIFDSVDAMVDGKTGIAKDELKQVVEQEPQFIDLQFSLGRLYRKRGENDLAINLHSKMLTSQYIFSEETKDKIRLELAQDFQRAGLIDRSESLLINLLNSQIYGHEALQMLLIIYQQDKNWQGAIDITKKLSSSDYSYHLEVAEFNCELAQGEIIKSNYDKAIEYIKTALEVNRKCVRANILLGEVYFNLEKYAEAIQTWQLIEKQNYNYLPLVIDKIFEAYVRLDQIKECLTLIKGYVTLFPNLNMHDFIYRKLLNYDTFDATVDYLRKAMIATPNSKIAALLIDVQLNLLTTIEGKADAERVKTLLLKYNDKLSSYNCGCCNFKSKTFFWQCPACYSWESISPNNIES, encoded by the coding sequence TTGGATTTATTAATTATTTGGTTAATCATAACACCTTTGTTCTTTGCTTTTGGCTGGATTGCCGGGCGAATTGATATGAAAGTTGTTTTAAAGCAGGCAAAACAGTTACCACAACGAATATTTGATAGTGTTGATGCAATGGTAGATGGTAAAACTGGTATTGCAAAAGATGAATTAAAGCAGGTTGTTGAACAAGAGCCACAATTCATTGATCTCCAATTTAGTCTTGGGCGCTTATATCGCAAACGTGGGGAAAATGATCTTGCGATAAACCTTCATAGTAAAATGCTAACTTCACAGTATATATTTTCAGAAGAAACCAAAGATAAAATTCGTCTGGAATTGGCACAAGACTTCCAAAGAGCAGGTCTGATTGACCGTTCTGAATCTTTATTGATTAATCTCTTAAATAGCCAGATATATGGTCATGAAGCATTACAGATGCTTCTTATCATTTACCAGCAAGATAAAAATTGGCAAGGCGCTATAGATATTACCAAAAAACTTTCCAGTTCTGACTATAGCTATCATCTTGAGGTAGCTGAATTTAATTGCGAGCTAGCACAAGGCGAAATAATAAAATCAAATTATGATAAAGCGATTGAATATATTAAAACTGCGCTGGAAGTAAATCGTAAATGTGTGCGAGCAAATATACTTCTAGGTGAAGTTTATTTTAATTTGGAAAAATATGCGGAAGCTATTCAAACCTGGCAATTAATTGAGAAGCAAAATTATAATTATTTACCTCTAGTCATCGATAAAATATTTGAAGCGTATGTCAGACTGGATCAGATAAAAGAATGTTTAACGCTTATCAAAGGTTACGTAACTTTATTTCCAAATCTTAATATGCACGACTTCATTTATCGTAAACTCCTAAATTATGATACCTTTGACGCAACTGTTGACTATTTACGTAAAGCAATGATAGCAACACCTAATTCAAAAATTGCTGCATTATTGATTGATGTCCAGTTAAATTTATTAACCACAATCGAAGGCAAGGCAGATGCAGAACGAGTAAAAACATTACTCCTTAAATATAATGACAAATTATCATCTTATAATTGTGGCTGTTGCAATTTCAAATCAAAAACTTTCTTCTGGCAATGTCCGGCTTGTTACTCATGGGAAAGCATTAGTCCAAATAATATCGAAAGCTAA
- a CDS encoding exo-beta-N-acetylmuramidase NamZ family protein, whose amino-acid sequence MRIIFFLICSITLLSFAQAEAIINGDARFELYESQISNKRVAVFANNSSQVNGQNIVDFLNKKQVNIVKVFTPEHGFNVEADAGSAVNNQNSADSKPKIVSLYGKKDKPTKNDLADVDVIIFDIQDVGVRYYTYISSLQKMMEAASEYNKPLIILDRANPNGFYIDGPILEPKYKSFVGMQAIPIVYGMTIGEYAKMLVGEEWLNLSPKNKSQQLKLTIIPVANYTHRSKYQLTDKPSPNLPNMTAIYLYPSLGWFEGTQLSIGRGTSTPFQVIGHPDYKTDFSFTPHPMSGATNPPLNGKLCYGWDLQMPADEVLEQTDGKINLKYLLRAYKEFPDKAHFFTNFFDKLAGNGSLKQQIIAGKTESEIRSSWQPGLKKFAVIRNKYLLYPENDE is encoded by the coding sequence ATGCGGATTATCTTTTTTCTCATCTGCTCTATTACATTACTTTCTTTTGCACAAGCGGAAGCAATAATTAATGGTGATGCAAGATTTGAACTTTATGAATCACAAATTAGCAATAAAAGAGTTGCAGTCTTTGCCAATAACTCTTCACAAGTCAATGGACAGAATATTGTTGATTTTCTTAATAAGAAGCAAGTTAATATTGTTAAAGTATTTACCCCTGAACACGGCTTTAACGTTGAAGCAGATGCTGGTTCCGCAGTTAACAACCAAAATTCAGCCGACAGCAAACCCAAAATTGTCTCATTATATGGTAAAAAAGATAAGCCAACTAAGAACGACTTAGCTGATGTAGATGTGATTATCTTTGATATTCAAGATGTGGGTGTCAGGTATTATACCTATATCTCTTCATTACAAAAGATGATGGAAGCAGCTAGCGAATACAATAAACCATTAATTATACTTGATAGAGCAAACCCAAATGGATTTTATATCGATGGACCAATATTAGAACCAAAATATAAATCTTTTGTAGGAATGCAAGCTATACCTATTGTTTATGGGATGACTATTGGCGAATATGCAAAAATGCTTGTTGGTGAAGAATGGCTAAACCTTAGCCCTAAAAATAAATCCCAGCAATTAAAATTAACCATCATTCCTGTTGCAAATTATACACACAGAAGCAAGTATCAGCTAACCGATAAGCCCTCGCCGAATTTACCCAATATGACGGCAATTTATCTATACCCAAGTCTTGGCTGGTTTGAAGGCACACAGCTAAGTATTGGACGTGGAACAAGCACACCATTTCAAGTAATTGGTCATCCTGATTATAAGACTGATTTTAGCTTCACGCCACACCCGATGTCTGGTGCAACTAACCCACCTTTAAATGGAAAACTATGCTATGGCTGGGATCTACAAATGCCAGCAGACGAGGTATTAGAACAAACCGATGGTAAGATCAACCTAAAATATCTACTTCGTGCATATAAAGAATTTCCAGATAAAGCTCATTTTTTTACCAATTTCTTTGATAAACTGGCTGGTAATGGTAGCTTAAAACAGCAGATAATTGCAGGTAAGACAGAAAGCGAAATTCGTAGCAGCTGGCAGCCTGGATTGAAAAAATTTGCGGTAATCAGAAATAAATATCTCCTCTACCCTGAAAACGATGAATAA
- a CDS encoding carbon-nitrogen hydrolase family protein, with protein sequence MVATSLKIAAIQMVSVKDWKSNLHQACLMIKEAAMAHAKLVVLPEFFIQITGQDDGKRLDIAEALGDGVIQRKLSQVAKECNIFLNAGTILIKASDKQYYNTSIIYDQNGELLVYYNKIHLFKFKDENNEYDESITFKAGKDIVSADILGFKVGLSICYDLRFPELYRKMGELDFILLPSAFTYTTGKAHWEILARSRAIENQCYFIAVNQGGIHETGRHTYGHSMIIDPWGRVVSSCEEGNQIIYATIERDVIAEVRKKLPALEHRVID encoded by the coding sequence ATGGTGGCAACTAGTCTTAAAATAGCTGCAATTCAGATGGTTTCAGTTAAAGACTGGAAATCTAATTTGCATCAAGCATGCCTCATGATCAAAGAGGCAGCTATGGCGCATGCCAAATTAGTTGTACTACCTGAATTTTTTATACAAATAACCGGACAGGACGACGGCAAGCGTCTTGATATTGCAGAGGCTTTAGGCGATGGGGTTATTCAGCGGAAACTATCACAAGTAGCCAAGGAGTGTAATATTTTTCTCAATGCCGGAACAATCCTGATTAAGGCCTCAGACAAGCAATATTACAATACTTCAATTATTTATGACCAAAATGGTGAACTGCTGGTATATTATAATAAAATTCATCTATTTAAATTTAAAGATGAAAATAATGAATATGATGAAAGTATTACTTTTAAGGCTGGTAAGGATATTGTAAGTGCTGATATCCTTGGTTTTAAAGTAGGTCTCTCCATTTGTTATGATCTCAGATTTCCTGAGCTTTACCGGAAGATGGGGGAATTAGATTTTATTTTATTGCCCTCTGCGTTTACCTATACTACAGGTAAAGCTCATTGGGAGATACTCGCAAGATCCCGCGCAATAGAAAATCAGTGTTATTTTATTGCGGTTAATCAGGGTGGGATTCATGAAACGGGTCGGCATACCTATGGTCATAGTATGATTATTGACCCTTGGGGTAGAGTTGTCTCTTCGTGTGAGGAGGGTAACCAAATCATTTATGCAACTATTGAAAGAGATGTTATTGCAGAAGTTAGAAAGAAACTACCTGCTTTAGAACATAGGGTTATAGATTAG
- a CDS encoding lipopolysaccharide assembly protein LapA domain-containing protein produces the protein MQTTEFNFLGIYTLRLPLIVTLGIFTFAGVFIGMILNYSNNLSLKSELKKLRKELSQTQSKQNQPTSN, from the coding sequence ATGCAAACAACAGAGTTCAATTTTCTGGGTATTTACACCTTACGACTGCCACTAATTGTAACTTTAGGCATCTTTACGTTTGCAGGAGTTTTTATCGGCATGATCTTAAACTATAGCAATAACTTAAGCCTCAAAAGTGAGTTAAAAAAGCTACGTAAAGAACTAAGTCAAACACAGTCTAAACAGAATCAACCTACTAGCAATTAA
- a CDS encoding DMT family transporter, giving the protein MNKHISIVLFAIASIVFASLLIRFSAAGPVASGAYRLLLTIPLLLCLDKFSSKKNNSSKLTREIIIYSMLSGLFFALDLAVYNVSILYTSLAEATLLTNMAPFFIVPISIVFFHEKVPFRFIYSVILAIIGLYLLMGKTDLDHKHLIGDWLALLSAVFYALFLTSIKKAASNYSVNRVMTLVCLTGGILLFALAAIKHEVIFPQTAYGWFILLAIAIFGQVLGQTLLAYGVKFLPLQLSSLFLLLSPIFAAIYAFFIFDERLNLIQGCGIVVILIAIYIGKRILELKKS; this is encoded by the coding sequence ATGAATAAACATATTTCAATCGTACTATTTGCAATTGCCAGTATTGTCTTTGCTAGCTTACTTATCCGTTTTTCTGCGGCTGGACCTGTTGCTAGTGGTGCCTATCGGCTTTTATTAACCATCCCACTATTACTATGCCTCGATAAATTTTCAAGCAAAAAAAACAATTCTAGTAAGTTAACTCGTGAAATTATTATTTATTCTATGTTATCTGGTTTATTTTTTGCACTTGATCTTGCCGTATATAATGTCTCAATTTTGTATACTTCACTGGCAGAAGCAACCTTACTTACTAATATGGCACCATTTTTTATTGTTCCGATTTCAATAGTATTTTTTCATGAGAAAGTTCCTTTTAGGTTTATCTATAGCGTTATTTTGGCAATTATTGGTCTATATTTACTCATGGGAAAAACTGATCTTGATCATAAGCATCTGATTGGTGACTGGCTTGCCTTATTATCCGCAGTATTTTATGCATTGTTTTTAACTTCGATCAAAAAAGCTGCCAGCAATTATTCAGTTAATCGGGTAATGACTCTAGTTTGTCTAACCGGTGGAATATTACTTTTTGCCCTAGCAGCAATTAAGCATGAAGTGATATTCCCCCAAACAGCATATGGTTGGTTTATATTATTGGCAATTGCTATTTTTGGACAGGTTCTGGGACAAACCTTACTTGCCTACGGGGTAAAGTTTCTACCCTTACAACTTAGCTCATTATTTTTATTATTATCTCCGATATTTGCTGCAATTTATGCTTTTTTTATTTTTGATGAACGCCTAAATTTAATTCAAGGTTGTGGGATAGTTGTTATTTTAATTGCAATTTATATCGGAAAACGAATACTTGAGCTAAAGAAAAGTTGA
- a CDS encoding RNA methyltransferase gives MKELDNIQVVLCNTSHPGNIGSAARAMKTMGLTRLVLVNPICQPDDHSLALASNAADVVLKAKVIDTLDEAIAASNLAIGMTGRKREFTARLQTPKEITQELLSVVNTNQEVSIIFGNEQNGLTIEQLEKCNRMVTIPGNPVYFSLNLAQAVQIMCYEIYSSYNPDLTHLKDEKQQINQHDVQHLLNNFRQLIKTTPYNKNEDLTMRRLQHIIHKAELERDEADLLHGIIKASLKQINKANLDE, from the coding sequence ATGAAAGAACTTGATAATATACAGGTAGTTCTCTGTAATACCTCTCACCCGGGGAATATTGGTTCAGCTGCAAGAGCTATGAAGACAATGGGCTTAACTAGATTAGTACTGGTAAATCCAATATGTCAACCCGATGATCATTCCTTGGCTCTAGCCTCAAATGCAGCAGATGTAGTACTAAAAGCAAAAGTAATCGATACGTTAGATGAAGCGATTGCGGCTTCGAATTTGGCAATTGGCATGACTGGTCGTAAACGCGAATTTACTGCCCGATTACAAACCCCAAAAGAAATCACTCAAGAATTACTATCAGTAGTAAATACGAATCAGGAAGTCAGCATTATTTTTGGTAATGAACAAAATGGACTAACTATTGAACAACTTGAAAAATGCAACCGCATGGTAACTATTCCGGGTAACCCCGTATATTTTTCGTTAAATCTAGCGCAAGCAGTTCAAATTATGTGTTACGAGATTTATAGTAGCTACAATCCTGATTTAACTCATTTAAAAGATGAAAAACAGCAAATTAATCAGCATGATGTACAACACCTATTAAATAACTTTAGACAATTAATAAAGACTACGCCATATAATAAAAATGAGGATTTAACCATGCGTAGATTACAACATATAATTCATAAAGCAGAGCTGGAACGAGATGAAGCCGATTTATTGCATGGTATAATAAAAGCTTCATTAAAACAAATTAATAAAGCAAATTTAGATGAGTAA
- a CDS encoding YhdP family protein has protein sequence MNLLSKPFSLRHLFIKILAYVAGFYVLLMTASVAITGYIFLNLEGYRSRIETTVYKHTGYKLNVKSIETKINSSFLPEIVIHDISLVNPINSKQKVHVDTLDFVFSYSSIWDLEPIFNKILIDGTNVDIEYDPSGNIFVNGINVNNPDKQTLENTKNSPIDLERWILKQHSIVLDHINLSYLDLKNDFPIMRLNNIKLGLEKKLWSNHYLYLDIYGKSYQNMLKAELNWNGGKFVDWQKWDSAKLVVKSLNGNDNLINTLQQYIPQVSPVGEFNATTALEATIQKGHLENLNANFDVNNFRVAMADANLVNFPKLGGNIKIQLLNNQYYTIKAKDLTVITGDGALFNNATIVGGYDVGKSGQVELSNTNLVAINNFLSLFKATNGISIDGIVQSVKYNWDGYFLKPNEFQVYAAFNDISLNSKKDALPSMSHVSGNISIRKDAGSLNLQLKDSVLNYEHLFLIPYEFKNLDSNITWAIESNGRVNVVINKTNLETKDFKGWVAGNYHTEPDNPDSVGYMALKAHLERTPVHAVGFYLPKSIPMSVLEWLQFGLASGYANNADLNMYGALNDFPYKNGKGLFYITTDIDNAKLNYVKGWPALENIKGKFILKNTSIIVDATSATIENNHLDMAHVVIPDFSSESGVYLTAVGKAHGSTTNFLKYISKTPIDKIIGELPERLTAQGNGNLDLYLKVPFSDPVATEVKGTYRLINNKAQFDMPVPELSNVNGDVNFSHHGVDIKSLRAEAFDSSATLEAKTDANGIINFNIIAPQVNFKKMAQFYLPPIEELVSGKADAFIKFNLSKHGISNFTTSSNLVGVMCNAADPLKKSESTVAPMTFNLKQMNPGTYLASFKYANRLNGQVILGNTSVTNRVKLAVGDAGFMTNPDPGVAMTINANTDTTDILDWLATIKKMISGINEAKELKSGESGSKFSIKKTVAENTSTKSEKMVFPTQLQVTSNDIKFGKIGLEAGTANVFVDKTSAFFNIYTPVVSGVGNFNYKENNLLLTLDKFMLFKKAHKAPESGPINFKNGSESAVNVKIPTMRLAVNNLFYQNHNLGKLSVFIQQQGKDLLIESGLISSKDGTIGFSGTNYCIGCGQNNSSVDFRFNAQIADAGNIVYALDLGRILDKGRGTMNGSVQWNGGFQDFSPLRMIGSVNANFTAGKLLKVDPGVWGGLLSIINLQGVYEAGSMDVQDLFKKGFFFNDLEVNADILASQVELKHIYMAGPLAQVNSNGSVDFANNNVDAYLSITPRLGFAIALTAGVVTLNPIVGLGVYLGELILGSPQNKLFTIGYHISGNLNKPKIEKTSVKQQFVKNVNSAVGNSNGGN, from the coding sequence ATGAATTTACTTTCCAAGCCTTTTTCCTTGCGACATTTATTCATAAAAATTCTTGCATATGTAGCCGGGTTCTATGTTCTTCTTATGACAGCTTCCGTTGCGATTACTGGATACATATTTTTAAATCTAGAAGGGTATCGAAGTCGGATTGAAACTACTGTCTATAAACACACAGGCTATAAGCTTAACGTTAAATCAATTGAAACTAAGATAAATAGTTCTTTTTTGCCTGAAATAGTTATTCATGATATTAGTCTGGTTAACCCTATTAATAGCAAGCAAAAAGTTCATGTTGATACCTTGGATTTTGTATTTTCTTATTCCAGTATTTGGGATTTGGAGCCTATTTTTAATAAAATTCTTATTGATGGCACTAATGTTGATATCGAATATGATCCATCTGGGAATATTTTTGTTAATGGGATTAATGTAAATAACCCAGATAAGCAAACCCTTGAAAATACTAAAAATAGTCCAATTGATCTTGAAAGATGGATCTTAAAACAGCATTCAATTGTTTTAGATCATATTAATCTGTCATATTTGGATTTGAAAAATGATTTTCCGATTATGCGCTTGAATAATATAAAGCTCGGGTTAGAGAAAAAGTTATGGAGCAACCATTATCTTTATCTGGATATCTACGGTAAATCATACCAAAATATGCTAAAAGCTGAGTTAAACTGGAATGGTGGTAAATTTGTCGACTGGCAAAAATGGGATTCAGCAAAGCTAGTGGTGAAATCACTGAATGGTAATGATAATCTGATTAATACTCTGCAACAATATATTCCTCAAGTAAGTCCTGTAGGTGAGTTTAATGCTACCACAGCTTTAGAGGCAACAATACAAAAGGGGCATTTAGAAAACCTTAACGCCAATTTTGATGTCAATAATTTCCGTGTGGCTATGGCAGATGCAAATCTAGTCAACTTTCCCAAGCTAGGCGGTAATATAAAAATACAGTTATTAAATAATCAGTATTACACAATTAAAGCCAAAGACTTGACTGTTATAACCGGAGATGGGGCATTATTTAATAATGCAACTATTGTTGGTGGTTATGACGTTGGTAAATCTGGGCAAGTTGAATTAAGTAATACTAATCTGGTTGCTATTAATAATTTCTTGAGTCTATTTAAGGCAACAAACGGTATCAGCATTGATGGGATTGTACAGTCAGTGAAATATAACTGGGATGGTTATTTTCTTAAACCAAATGAGTTTCAGGTTTATGCTGCCTTTAATGATATCTCGCTTAATTCAAAAAAAGATGCGTTGCCAAGTATGAGTCATGTTAGCGGGAATATATCGATTCGAAAAGATGCAGGAAGCCTTAACCTGCAATTAAAAGATAGTGTCTTAAATTATGAACATCTATTTTTGATTCCTTATGAATTTAAAAATCTTGATAGTAATATTACTTGGGCAATAGAGTCTAATGGTAGGGTAAATGTTGTTATTAATAAAACCAATCTTGAGACTAAGGACTTCAAAGGCTGGGTAGCTGGAAATTATCATACCGAACCAGACAATCCTGATAGTGTTGGCTATATGGCATTAAAAGCACATCTTGAACGTACTCCGGTTCATGCTGTTGGTTTCTACCTTCCAAAATCAATTCCAATGTCGGTACTTGAATGGTTGCAATTTGGACTAGCAAGCGGTTATGCCAATAATGCAGATTTGAACATGTATGGTGCGCTTAATGACTTTCCTTATAAAAATGGGAAAGGACTTTTTTATATAACTACTGATATTGATAATGCTAAGCTTAATTATGTTAAGGGCTGGCCAGCACTCGAGAATATTAAAGGTAAGTTTATCCTAAAAAATACCAGCATTATTGTTGATGCCACTTCAGCAACGATTGAAAATAATCATCTTGATATGGCTCATGTGGTAATTCCTGATTTTAGTTCTGAGTCGGGTGTTTATCTTACCGCCGTTGGGAAGGCACATGGTAGCACAACTAATTTCCTTAAATATATTTCTAAAACACCTATTGATAAAATAATAGGTGAATTACCGGAAAGACTTACTGCGCAAGGTAATGGTAATCTTGATTTATACCTTAAAGTTCCATTTTCAGATCCGGTTGCAACTGAGGTAAAAGGAACATATCGGCTAATAAATAATAAAGCTCAATTTGATATGCCAGTTCCCGAACTTAGCAATGTTAATGGTGATGTTAATTTTAGTCATCATGGGGTTGACATAAAATCATTACGGGCAGAAGCCTTTGATTCAAGTGCTACACTTGAAGCTAAGACTGATGCTAACGGGATTATTAATTTTAATATTATTGCACCTCAGGTTAATTTTAAGAAGATGGCTCAATTTTATTTACCTCCAATTGAAGAGCTCGTTTCTGGTAAAGCTGATGCATTTATTAAATTTAATCTGAGTAAACATGGGATTAGTAATTTTACTACTAGCAGTAATCTTGTTGGTGTAATGTGTAATGCAGCAGATCCCTTGAAGAAATCAGAAAGTACTGTTGCACCAATGACATTTAATCTGAAGCAAATGAATCCCGGGACTTATCTGGCTAGTTTTAAATATGCAAATCGTTTGAATGGGCAGGTTATTTTAGGGAATACTTCAGTTACTAACCGGGTAAAACTTGCCGTTGGTGATGCTGGTTTTATGACTAATCCAGATCCTGGTGTAGCTATGACAATTAATGCTAATACTGACACTACTGATATCCTTGACTGGCTTGCAACTATTAAAAAGATGATTTCAGGAATAAATGAAGCCAAGGAGTTAAAGTCTGGAGAGTCAGGTAGTAAATTTAGTATTAAAAAAACAGTAGCAGAAAATACTAGCACTAAATCTGAGAAAATGGTCTTCCCAACTCAGCTACAGGTTACAAGTAATGATATCAAATTTGGCAAAATTGGTCTTGAAGCGGGTACTGCGAATGTCTTTGTTGATAAAACTAGTGCTTTCTTTAATATTTATACGCCAGTAGTTAGTGGTGTGGGTAATTTTAATTATAAAGAAAATAATTTACTTCTTACTCTTGATAAATTTATGTTATTTAAAAAAGCACATAAAGCCCCAGAAAGTGGTCCAATTAATTTTAAAAATGGTTCTGAAAGTGCCGTTAATGTCAAGATTCCAACTATGAGGTTGGCTGTAAATAATTTATTTTATCAAAATCATAATTTAGGTAAATTATCCGTTTTTATTCAGCAACAGGGGAAAGATTTACTTATTGAAAGTGGTCTAATTAGTAGTAAGGATGGAACTATCGGATTTAGTGGAACCAATTACTGTATTGGTTGTGGACAAAACAATTCTAGTGTTGATTTTAGATTTAATGCCCAGATTGCCGATGCTGGAAATATCGTATATGCCCTTGATTTGGGGCGTATTCTAGATAAAGGGCGGGGAACAATGAATGGTTCTGTTCAATGGAATGGTGGATTTCAAGATTTTAGTCCACTACGTATGATTGGTTCAGTTAATGCAAACTTTACAGCTGGTAAACTATTAAAAGTTGATCCTGGTGTTTGGGGTGGGTTATTAAGTATTATTAATTTGCAAGGTGTATATGAAGCTGGTTCAATGGATGTACAGGATTTATTCAAAAAAGGCTTCTTCTTTAATGATCTCGAAGTAAATGCCGATATACTTGCTTCGCAGGTGGAACTAAAACATATCTATATGGCAGGTCCATTAGCGCAGGTAAATAGTAACGGTAGTGTTGATTTTGCCAATAATAATGTCGATGCCTATCTATCGATTACGCCACGTCTAGGTTTTGCAATTGCTTTAACTGCGGGGGTCGTAACTTTGAATCCTATCGTTGGTCTTGGGGTCTATCTTGGCGAGTTAATATTAGGAAGTCCACAGAATAAATTATTTACGATTGGTTATCATATTAGTGGTAACCTTAATAAGCCAAAAATTGAGAAAACTAGTGTTAAACAGCAATTTGTCAAGAATGTAAATTCAGCTGTAGGAAACTCTAATGGTGGCAACTAG